ACATCAGGGGGCCGAGCAGCAACGGAATCATTGCGAAGGACAACAGCAGGAGGGGAAGTTCCGTAAGTCGCTCGATGCGCTGAAGCATCGCCTCCCGCGCCTGCAAGTCCATAGTTCTGAATATGAGGAACCTGTTCATTTCAGAGTCTCCCAACGCCTGCCCGTACTACGATACGGGGTCGGTTCGATTGCACCAGAAGCTTACACCGTTCCCGCTTCTTGCCGAAAATCACATTCTCTCTCTTTTGTCGTATACTGGCCGCCAATGAATGGTCGAGAGGCACATGAATAGCTACGATCTCGGCTTGTAGAGCAACGAGGAGGCTGGAATGAGAAGTACGCGATTGGTGATGATTCTGGTGACAGCGTTGATGCTGTCGCTATTGGCTGCAGCCTGTTCGAGCAGTGAGACGGTTGCTCCGGAGCCGACTCCAGATTTTGCAGCCCTTATCCAGAACGCAATGAGTTCACAGCCGGCAGGAGCGACTCCAGAAGATGTCGCCTCGGCCGTTCAGTCGGCGTTGGCAGCTCAGCCGGGCGTCACCGAGGCCCAGGTAGCCAACACCATTGCCAGGGCGCTTGAGGCCCAGCCTGGTGTCACGGAGGCCCAGGTCGCAGATGCCATTGCCGGCGCACTGGCTGAAAGGCCTGGTGTGACCGAGGGCCAGATGGCTAGCGCCATTGCAGAAGCTCTCACGCAGCAGACCCCCGGCCTGACCGAGGCCGAGGTCTCTGAAGCCATAGGCAGGGCGCTGGCCGACAGGCCCGGCGTTACCCAGGCAGACATCGAGGCTGCGGTGCAGTCCGCTGTTGCAATGGCCATACCCACACCAGCCATGGTCGAGACCGACATGATGGGCATGGATGACCGTTATGGCGGCATCCTGATGTACGGTCTTGCCCCTAACGTCGAGCACTTGTTCCACCTCACCTACAGCGGTGGAGCGTGTGCTGCGTGGTGCATGACGGTGGGCGATCCGCTCACGGCGTACGGCCCGGACTCCGAGTGGAGGCCTGAGAAGTCTATCGCCGAGTCGTTCTCAATGAGTGAGGACAAGAAGACAATCACGTTTGACCTTAAGCCGGGCATCCTGTTCCACGATGGAACGGAGGTTAACGCCGACTCGGTTAAGTTCAGCCTCGAATTCGTTCTGGACGAGAACAACGGCGCGGTTACCCGTCCCGCTATTCAGGCCATTGAGAACGTTGAAGTCATCGATAACCTGACGGTTGCCATTACAACCAGTGACGTGTTCGCGCCCATTATCACCAACCTCGGCATGACCGCTGGAATGCCGGTCTCACCGACGGCGTTCAATGAGCGCGGCAAGGATGACCTGGAAGCCAATGGCACCGTGTCGACCGGCCCGTTCATGGTTGATGAGTGGGTCTCCGGCAGCCACATAGACTATGTGAAGTTCGAGGACTACCATCGTGATGGCCTACCATATCTGGATGGCTGGCGGTGGGTTGTGATCCCGGATGACCAGGTGCGTGCAGCGGCTTTGCAGTCCGATAACATTCATCTCGCGGGCATATCCCAATCGGCTTTGGACGCAATAGCGGCGTCCCGCTCCGTGCCCGGCATACAGGAATTCAAGGGATTCGCCGGTCCCAGGATGGACCACTTCAATGCCGCCAGGGCGCCCTTCGACGACATCAGGGTGCGCCAGGCTGCACAGATGGCTATGGACCGCCACGCGTGGAACCAGGCGATGAGTGGTGGTGAAGGATTCCCCTATCGCGGCTCGCTGGTACCGCCCGCTCACGCAGCGAGTTTCCAGGTTCCTGAGGATGAGTACCCGTTTGCGTACAACCCGGAGAAGGCCAAAGAGTTGCTCGAAGAGTACGCAGCCGAGAAGGGCATCTCCCTGCCAATCAGCATGATGTCAGCGTTCACGTGCACCGAAGAGCAGAAGGCTCTTGGCTGCCACGATCTGCCCGAGCAACCTATCACCATTACTACGTCGTCCAGCGCCAACAACATACGCCGCGCAGAGATCTCCAAAGCGTACTATGAAGCTGTTGGGTTCAAGGTGGAGATGGACATCGGAGGTGGTGACGAGGCCAAGCGCACCTTCGTTACCAAGGAGGCCAGCTTCTCGCTGAGAGGGTTCGGTCTTAGGCCGCACCCGTCGGGAACGTTCAACTCCTACCTCGGCTACGGCGGATACTGGAATAACGGCGGCTACGGCACCAGCGATGCCCAGATCGAGATCGACCGCCTCGTGAAGAAGGCCGCGCAGACGTTTGACCCCGCGGACCAGAACTACCTGTACCAGCAGGCACAGCGGCTCTACATGGAGAACGTTCTCGGTGGAGTCCGCACCGCGGCCAATCCGTCGTACCACTTCGTACAATCGAGCGTAATGTGGGCCGAGTTCCCTGACGCGAAGTGGGTCAAGTACCCGTCCGACGCGTCTGTCAAGATCCACGACGTCTGGCTGGAGCAGTAGGTTATGCAGGGGCGGGTCACAAACCTGGCCCCTACATATCTCACCCTTACCGTTGGAACCCACGTAGGGGCGGGTAGCGAACCGCCCCTACCATGGAACCCGTTCAGCCCGTTNNNNNNNNNNNNNNNNNNNNNNNNNNNNNNNNNNNNNNNNNNNNNNNNNNNNNNNNNNNNNNNNNNNNNNNNNNNNNNNNNNNNNNNNNNNNNNNNNNNNNNNNNNNNNNNTGATGATCTTCTTGCTGATGAGGGTGCTTCCGAACGACCCCATCTACTCGATGGCGGGCGAGGATAGCGAGGCGCTGACTCCGGAGATCCGCGAGGCCATGATGCGCCAGCTCGGCCTGGACCGTCCATTGCCCATCCAGTACCTGAGCTGGCTCGGAGGCATGGTCACCGGTGATTGGGGCAGGTCTTTCCAGAACAAGCGCCCCGTGACCTCAGAGCTCGCGTCGAGACTGCCCCACACGTTGCAGCTTGCCGCTGCCAGCTTCATCGTGTCGCTCGTTTTGGGACTCGCCACGGGGGTCATCGCTGCGCTCAAGCGCAACTCGATAACAGACATGGTCGCCACCAGCGGCGCGATGTTCGGCATTGCCATGCCGGACTTCTGGTTTGCGCTCATGCTGATTCTGCTGTTTGGCGTAACCCTGGGCATCCTGCCGGTGTTCGGGTCGGAGCTGGTCTGGGAACACCCCATAGATGGGCTGAGGCACATGGCCCTGCCCGCTCTCGCCCTGGGGCTAAACGGCGCCGCTACCATCATGCGCCAGACGCGCTCGTCTCTGCTGGAGGTGATGGGAGAGGACTACATCAGAACGGCACGGGCCAAGGGTCTGTTCGAGCGTCGAGTCATCTGGCTGCACGCGCTCAGGAACTCCATGCTTCCCGTGGTCACCATCCTGGGACTCAGGCTCGGCAACATACTGGGCGGCTCAGTGATCATCGAGACCATGTTCAGCTGGCCGGGAGTGGGACGGCTTGCGGTGTTCGCGCTTCAACGCTCTGATTTCCCCGTGATCCAGGCAATAGTCATGATGTCCGCGGTCGCCATTCTCGTCGCCAACCTCCTGACCGACATTATGTACGCCTACCTCGATCCCAGGATCAGGTACGAGCAATGAGGGACAGCGGCTCCGCCACAGCTAGGACTGGCACTATCGGAAGAGTGCTGGAAGCGCTTCCGAGCGACAACATCAAGCAGCTTCTGCAGCACAAGCTGTCAGCCATAGGCTTGTCTTATATCGGCTTGATCCTTGTCGTCGGGATATTCGCACCCTGGATCGCGCCGGCTGACCCGCTGGCAATCGACCCGATAAACTCACTGAAGGCGCCGTCACTGGAGAATCCCCTCGGTCTTGACCACGTGGGACGCGATCAGTTGTCGCGCCTGATCTACGGAGCGAGGGTGTCGCTCATCGTAGGTCTGCTCTCCGTTGGGGTGGCAATTGTGATTGGCGTGCCGCTTGGCATAATCGCGGCGTACGCGGGCGGCTGGATCGACCACGCCATCATGCGGATGATCGATGCGATGATAGCCGTGCCCGGGCTGCTGTTCGCTATGCTGCTGCTGCTCGTCATGGGTGGGAGCGTGCTGACCGTGAGCATTGCGCTCGGGATAAACCTGTTCACCACTCAGGCCCGGCTGGTGCGAAGCCAGGCGCTCTCAGTGAAGGAGCGCGAGTACTTCATGGCAGCCCGCATGATCGGTACGCCCCCCTGGCGTATGCTGCTGTTCCACATGGTCCCCAACTCGATTCAGCCGGTTATCGTCCAGGCGACCCTGGGCATGGGTTTCGCGATACTTGGAGAGGCCGGCCTGAGCTTCATCGGTGTTGGCGTAGAGCCCCCAATAGCCACATGGGGCAGCATGCTCAACCTGGCATTCGTGAATCTCAGGAGCGCCCCGTGGCTGTCGTTTGCGCCCGGAGTCGCGATCTTCCTGCTGGTGCTCTCGTTCAACTTCGTCGGCGACGGTCTGAGGGACGTACTCGATCCCAGGCTCCGGGGCAGGATCTAGCATCCCACGGCTTCCCGTTGCTCGCTGTCTGAACTCTGATTCTTATGACTTAAGGATTGGCATGATTGCGTACCGAGTGCGCAGACCAATCCGGCAATTGAGAGAATCCTCCGATCACATAAATCACGGTTCAGATATTTCCAATTCGACAACCCCATCCCGCGTATATAAAATAGGGTGTCGATAGTGCGGCCTCTGCAAGTCGCGCGTCATCGCAGGGGGGAATACGTGGACTTTCGATCTCCGTACACTGAGGAGCAACAGGCATTCCGCCTGGCGGCTCGCGCCTGGCTACAGGAACACTTTCCTCGCGATCTGAAAGTTCCGCCGGATGGCAGTCCGCTCGATGCGGATAACCAGGCCAAGGTCAAGACTTTCAGGCGAGAGCTTGGCGAGAAGGGATGGCTTGCGCCCTCGTGGCCCAGGCATCTGGGCGGCGGTGGTCTGACAGCGGGCTTCGACGTCGTCCTCATGGAAGAGATGCGCAACCTGCCGCTTCCGAGCATGGGCGACAACAATCGCTGGGTGCCCGCGATGATGGTATGGGGGACCGAAGAGCAGAAAGAGCGCTACATTCCACCTTGCCTGAAGGGTGAGTCCATCACCTGGCAGTGCTTCAACGAGCCCGAATCCGGCTCCGACTTCGCAGCAGTGAACACGCGCGCCGTTCCTGAAGAGAACGGATGGCGGATCACCGGAGAGAAGGCGTTCATCACAGGCCGGTTCGACCCTGATTACCTGATCACCCTGGCCAACACTGATCCCGACCGTCCACGGCGCTCCAATCTTGGAGTCTTCATGGTCGACGCCAACAGCCCCGGACTGGAGATACGCACCATGCGGGTGCTGATGGGCAGCGAGCGCAGGGTGACGTTCGACAACGTATTCGTTCCTGATGACTGCCGCCTTGGCCCAGCCTACCAGGGCTGGGAGATTGCGATGTCAGTGATCGAGGCCGAGCGCGGCGGCGTCGCCTTCAGGGTCAGCGAAGACGGCACCATCGAGAGCATCTACCAGTACCTCCGAGACCAGCGAAACGAACAGCAGTAACTCCGACCAACAGACCCCATCTCTTTCAGAGAGAGGATAGGGGTGAGTGTGAACACCGAGAACACACGCCACCCCGACTCTTCAGTTCTACAGATCAGCCAAGGGGCGTAAAAGAAGAATGCACCCCCACGAACATGGACACAGACACCACCACGAATCAATGCTGAGCGTGGAAGATGCGCTTGAGCGGATTCTGGGAAACTTCAGCGTCCTTGAGACCGAGCGAGTGCCGTTGCTCGACGCGCTTGGCCAGGTACTCGCCGAGCACGCCAGGGCTGTACACGACATCCCTCCTCTCGATAACTCAGCAATGGACGGCTACGCGATTCAGGCGGCCGATGTCACCGAAGCATCGGAGGACTCACCGGCCACCCTCAAGGTAGTCGGCCTGGTCACCGCCGGAGACATTCCGAAAGACACCGTCGTTCCAGGCGCTGCCGTTCGCATTATGACCGGCGCTCCAATTCCTCCCGGCGCAGACACCGTCGTTCCGTTCGAGGACACGGACGAAATAGACCGGCGCAACTCAGGTGAATCACTGGACGAGATCGGAGTCCGCTTCCCTGTAACTCTCGGCGCAGACATACGACCAGCAGGCCAGGACGTGCGCAGCGGCACGCTGGTGCTCTCCAAGGGCACCACACTCAGGCCCGCCGAGATCGGAGTCCTCGCTTCGCTGGGGTTCGACACTGTCAATGTCGTGCGCAGGCCGGTGGTTGCCATACTGTCCACCGGAAACGAGCTTCTTTATCCCGGTGACGAGTACGCTCCGGGCAAGATATACGACGCGAACAGCTACTCTGTTGCGGCCAGTGTCCGGCGGTATGGCGGAGTTCCCCTGCAGCTCGGAATCGCGAGAGACAATCTGGACTCCATGAACTCCAAGCTCGCCGAAGGGCTGAAGGCAGACCTGCTTATCACCTCGGCCGGAGTTTCCAAGGGCGACTACGACATGGTGAAGGACGTGCTGGCCCAGCATGGTCAGATCGACTTCTGGTCGGTGCGGATGCGCCCCGGCAAGCCGCTGGCGTTCGGACTGCTGCACGCTGAAGACGGCAGGAAGGTCCCGCACCTGGGACTGCCGGGCAATCCCGTCAGCGCGATGGTGACCTTCGAGCAGTTCGGCCGGGCCGCCATTCACAAGATGATGGGGAAGAGCGGGTTCCAGAAGCCGAGCATCGAGGCGGTGCTGGACGAGCCGATCTACAATACCGACGGTCGCCGCGTCTACGCCCGTGCAATGATTACAAAAGATAACGGCGCATACCGCGCCCGGTTGACCGGCAATCAGAGCTCAAATCTGCTCACCTCCATGGCAGGCGCCAACGGACTCGCTGTGTGTCCAGAGGACCTCCCCGCCAAGGAGCCGGGAGAGACCGTCGAGGTGCAAATGCTAGACTGGCCTGAGGATGTTTTTTGATGACTAGTGACACGCGGCCCGAGGCCGAAGGCCCCCAGTATCGTCCTTACTTTATCGACCCCGAGGGCGCTGAGGCGTCACGGCGCTCTCTGCCCGTTCTTGTAGCCAACCGGCTTTGCTACATGTGCCGGCAGGGCTACGCGGACGACGAGATCGCCACGTCGGACCAGCAGGACTTCATAGACATTATTGTCGGCCACTGCTCGAATGAGCAGGACTTCCT
This is a stretch of genomic DNA from Dehalococcoidia bacterium. It encodes these proteins:
- a CDS encoding ABC transporter permease, which translates into the protein MIFLLMRVLPNDPIYSMAGEDSEALTPEIREAMMRQLGLDRPLPIQYLSWLGGMVTGDWGRSFQNKRPVTSELASRLPHTLQLAAASFIVSLVLGLATGVIAALKRNSITDMVATSGAMFGIAMPDFWFALMLILLFGVTLGILPVFGSELVWEHPIDGLRHMALPALALGLNGAATIMRQTRSSLLEVMGEDYIRTARAKGLFERRVIWLHALRNSMLPVVTILGLRLGNILGGSVIIETMFSWPGVGRLAVFALQRSDFPVIQAIVMMSAVAILVANLLTDIMYAYLDPRIRYEQ
- a CDS encoding ABC transporter permease gives rise to the protein MRDSGSATARTGTIGRVLEALPSDNIKQLLQHKLSAIGLSYIGLILVVGIFAPWIAPADPLAIDPINSLKAPSLENPLGLDHVGRDQLSRLIYGARVSLIVGLLSVGVAIVIGVPLGIIAAYAGGWIDHAIMRMIDAMIAVPGLLFAMLLLLVMGGSVLTVSIALGINLFTTQARLVRSQALSVKEREYFMAARMIGTPPWRMLLFHMVPNSIQPVIVQATLGMGFAILGEAGLSFIGVGVEPPIATWGSMLNLAFVNLRSAPWLSFAPGVAIFLLVLSFNFVGDGLRDVLDPRLRGRI
- a CDS encoding acyl-CoA dehydrogenase family protein, which encodes MDFRSPYTEEQQAFRLAARAWLQEHFPRDLKVPPDGSPLDADNQAKVKTFRRELGEKGWLAPSWPRHLGGGGLTAGFDVVLMEEMRNLPLPSMGDNNRWVPAMMVWGTEEQKERYIPPCLKGESITWQCFNEPESGSDFAAVNTRAVPEENGWRITGEKAFITGRFDPDYLITLANTDPDRPRRSNLGVFMVDANSPGLEIRTMRVLMGSERRVTFDNVFVPDDCRLGPAYQGWEIAMSVIEAERGGVAFRVSEDGTIESIYQYLRDQRNEQQ
- a CDS encoding molybdopterin molybdotransferase MoeA, which gives rise to MLSVEDALERILGNFSVLETERVPLLDALGQVLAEHARAVHDIPPLDNSAMDGYAIQAADVTEASEDSPATLKVVGLVTAGDIPKDTVVPGAAVRIMTGAPIPPGADTVVPFEDTDEIDRRNSGESLDEIGVRFPVTLGADIRPAGQDVRSGTLVLSKGTTLRPAEIGVLASLGFDTVNVVRRPVVAILSTGNELLYPGDEYAPGKIYDANSYSVAASVRRYGGVPLQLGIARDNLDSMNSKLAEGLKADLLITSAGVSKGDYDMVKDVLAQHGQIDFWSVRMRPGKPLAFGLLHAEDGRKVPHLGLPGNPVSAMVTFEQFGRAAIHKMMGKSGFQKPSIEAVLDEPIYNTDGRRVYARAMITKDNGAYRARLTGNQSSNLLTSMAGANGLAVCPEDLPAKEPGETVEVQMLDWPEDVF